AAGCAGGATGCTGGGGACCCTGGGGTGACAGGGACCCTGTGGTGACAAGGGTGGATGCTGGGGGGGGTGACGGGGACCCTGGGGTGGTAAGGATGGATGCTGGGGGGGGTGACGGGGACCCTGGGGTGGTAAGGATGAATGCTGGGGGGGTGACAGGGACCCTGGGGTGACAAGGATGGATGCTGGGGGGGTGACAGGGACCCTGGGGTGGTAAGGATGGATGCTGGGGGGGTGATGGGGACCCTGGGGTGGTAAGGATGGATGCTGGGGGGGGTGACAGGGACCCTGGGGTGACAAGGATGGATGCTGGGGGGGGTGACGGGGACCCTGGGGTGGTAAGGATGGATGCTGGGGGGGTGACAGGGACCCTGGGGTGACAAGGATGGATGCTGGGGGGGGTGACGGGGACCCTGGGGTGGTAAGGATGGATGCTGGGGGGGTGACGGGGACCCTGGGGTGACAAGGATGGATGCTGGGGGGGTGACGGGGACCCTGGGGTGTCAAGGGTGGATGCTGGGAGGTGGTAGAGAccccggggcagggagggacacTGGGGGCAGGGGTGTGTGATGGGGACCCAGGGGTGACGGGGACACCCTGGGACGGGGAGGACACTGGCACTGGGAGCCAGGGGTGCTGGTCCCAGCCCCtctgggtgctgtgcagggcaaGGTGCAGATGTGGGTGGACATCTTCCCCGCCAGCCTCGGGCCCCCTGGCCCCCCCGTTGACATCACGCCCCGCAAGCCCCAGAGGTGAgcacccagccagggctgggaggtgggatggggacatcccggggcgggggggggggggaaggtgaCACGTCCTCGTGTCCGTCCCCTCCCCGAGGTACGAGCTGCGCTGCGTGGTCTGGAACACGCGGGATGTGGACCTGAAGGACATCAACCTGCTGGGGCAGCGGATGAGCGACATCTACGTCACCGGGTGAGCCAAGGCCATCGCCGCATCCCCTCCACTGGGGAGGTGACAGCGGGGCTGTGGGGACACGGGTGACAGCAGCGTCCCCTCCCTCCGGGTGGCACGCAGGTGGCTGGAcgggctggaggagcagaggcagaagacGGACGTGCATTACCGCTCGCTGCAGGGCGACGGGAGCTTCAACTGGCGCTTCGTCTTCCCCTTCGAGTACCTGGTGGCCGAGCAGCTCTGCGTCCTGCTGCGGAAGGTGAGGGGCAccccggggtgggggtgctgggggacacgGGGAACCAGCGTGACACCCCCTATTCCCCTTCCCTGCCGCGGCAGGAGCATTTCTGGAGCTTGGATGAGACGGTGCTGAAGGTGCCCCCCAAGCTCATCCTCCAAGTGTGGGACAACGACAAGTTTTCGGCTGACGATTTTCTGGGTGAGACCCCGTTTCCTTTCCcctggcagggtggggggcacccggggggggtgggggggcactCAGGGGGGGATAGCCAGCTGCCCCCCCACCTTGCCTTTTCCCCACAGGCGTCCTGGAGCTGGAGCTCACCCGGCTGCCGCAGCCAGCCCAGCGGCCCCAGGACTGCACCCCAATGGCGCAGGAGACCCCCCAAAGCCCCTGGCCCTGGCGGAGGGTGCAGACCCCCTCCTGGTTTTCCCTTTTCCGGCAAAGACGGGCACGGGGGTGGTGGCCCTGCACGGTGCAGGAGGGCGGCAAGCGGCGCCTCTCGGTAGGTGGCGGAGGGATAGCGGGGGGGGACAGCGGGGactgggggggctggagggccagatcctgcaccCCGTCCCCCTGCACCAGGGTAAGGTGGAGCTGAGCCTGGAGCTGCTGACGGCGAAGGAGGCGGAAGAGCGGCCAGTGGGGAAAGGCCGGGATGATCCCAACATGTACCCAACGCTCCCAGCGCCGGCGTGAGTCCCTGGGGAGAGCGGCTCATCCCCcgggagggggggtgggggggtgctgGGACAGGGGGGTGACTGAGCTGGGTGTCACCCGCAGGCGGCCCGAGTGGTCCTTCCTGTGGCTGCAGGCTCCGCTGCGCAGCCTGCGCTACAGCATCTGTCAGCAGCACCGCTGCCGCATCAGCTTGACGctggcgctgctgctgctcttcgCCCTGCTCCTCACCTTCGTCTACGCCACCCCGGTAAGCGCAGGGGGCACCCCCAAATCCCCCCCCTCACCCGCTGAAaagctcccccaccccccttccccaagcTCCCCTGTCCCTCCTCGCAGGGTTATTTGGCCATGAAGCTGGTGAACCCTCTCCAGAACTTGCACCTTGCCGGCAGCGAGCACCAGGCAGCCGGGCATCACGCAGCCAGCGTGGCCAAGCCCTGACGCGCCAGCGCTGGGGAGCGCCAGGGGGTGCCACCCCTCCGCGTCACCTCTTTAATAAAGCCACATCCAGTAACAGTCAAATCATCGACCCCGACACCACTGGCTTGGCTGGGAAAGGGGCTACACCGTTTTGGGGAGCCCCACGACACTGGGATGtgaccctcccccccccccccccggcacccaCAGCATCAATTTGGGGAGAAAACGCTGCGGCCAGGGGACCTGGCGGTGACAAGGAGCACAGCcgtgtcacacacacacaccaatgTTTATTCCGAGACACCAGTTACAGCTCCAGGGAGAGGCACACACGTTTCACTCCTGGTGATCAGGcaaaaagaggcaaaacaccaggaaaaaaaaaaaaaccctgacctTGCACACCACAACGACCGTTGGGCACTTTGTAAAAAGCTCCCACCTACCCCGGTGACAGcatcctgctgaaaaaaaaaaaaaaaccaccatccTTTTTCTCCCCACGTTTTCTCCCCACGCTGGGTACCACCGGGCCCCCCACGGGGATCCGTCCTGCGTGCGAGCATCCTGGAAAGCTGCGGGGCAAGGACACAGCTCCCCGGGACCCCGTGGAGGAGGGTGCTGCCACCgctggagctggcagggtggCAAATTTGCCTTCTTAAAAGTCCCCAGAGCCACTAAAACTTCCCTGGGACAAAGTGACCTAACATCTCCCTTCTCCTGGGTGTCGtgtcccaccccccccacacacacactttgcGAGCGACCACTGGGGTCCCCGGGGCGAAGGTGGCTGCGATGACCGGCAAGAAAAACCGCAGCGAAATCATTGACCGAAGCACTGAGGTAGGAATAAACCACGAGTCCCTGAAAGGCAGCGGGAGCTCCAGCTCTGAGAGGCAGGAGAAtcaccccatccccccccccccccctccccgaggcTCAGCTCCTCCTCGGAGGGGTCCTCGGGATGCAGCGAGCACCAAGGGGGAAAAGGTGCCAAAAGCCACGACACGACATGCAAACAGCACCGGTGCAGGCGGCCGCGCCGGGATGGGAGGCGTGGGGAGGCGGCGGCATGCTCGGCAGCGGCCCTACGGAGCGGGGAGAGGGGCCGGAGCCCCAAGACGCAGCAGCAAACGGTTCTTTAAAACGGGGAAACCCAACGTTACACCCCAAACTTGGGCAGGGGGGGGCTGCAGCGAGGGGCTGCCCCCCAGGGTGGCTTCATGGAGGGGGCCGGCTGCTCCCCAAGGAGCGAGGTTCCCAACCTCACCACGGAGAAAACACCATcagtgtccccccaccccaaaatacTGAACCTGGGTGACTAGCGGGACAGagaggggctgcggggcggtggggggggggggatttaaagtacaaagaaaagcagcctgGCCCCCCAAACCAGCCTCGGGCAGGCGATGGAAAAACAGCCGGAGCGGATGAACAGCTTGGAAAGATCCCTCCTGGAAATGAAATCGCTGGAGCCGAGGGGCTGCGAGGGTTACGGTAAGGCTGCGGGAGGTTATCCCGGCAGTCGGGTGAGGAAAGCAGGCTCGTTGCTCGCTGGCATCCCTCTCCGCCGGGATTTCACAGCCCAGGTGGTGACTCCTGCCCGTACGGGCAGAGAGACGGCTCAGCACCGCCGGCGCCTCGCGGCACAGCCCATCCTGAACAACTCACAAAGCAACGCTCCTTCGGGGGACAGCAGGGTCCATCCCTGCGGCGCTCAGCTCCCGGTCCAGCCGTGCTCCCGGTCCAGGAGCGGCGTCAGAGTTCTGGAGTCCGGTAAGAAACGGCGGCCATCCCCACTGGGATTTTCGGGGGACACACAAGGGTCCCTGCCGTGAGGGTCTGTCCATCACACTCTGGCCAGTCTGGGATGGGTGGGAGTCGGGATGTGGCTAGCGAGGGCTAGCAACGGGCCgtccgggggggggggtcccaAGTCAATAGAAGTgtttcctgctctgctcctgccactTGTTGTAGATAATGACTCCAATGACGATGGCGAAAACAATGGCAACGAGGGAGAAGAAGACGATTAAGAAGAGAGCCAGGCCGCTCATGGGCTCCAGCGGTGCCTCCACTGTGTCAcacggggggaaaaaaaaaaccagctcgTGAGCCCCAAAACCCAGCTGAGATTTACCTGCACCACCCCACAGCGACACACCGCTAACCCCACGCACGCCCTGCCAGCCTCACGCCACCCCAGGATTTGCCTTCCCAAAATTTTCAGGCTGGGCTCATCGTAAAAGCTACAGCCGCGAGACCTCAGGGCGCGCAGGCGGCTTGCGGACGCGTCTGGGGTGGGATTTCTGGATGGGAGATGCCACCGTGGAGGTTCAAACCACCAGAAGGTTCCAGTGGAGCAGCACATCCTATTTTGGTCACGGCACGACCATGGCTTAAGCCCAGTGTGCCAGGGTCCTCCGGGAAAAGGCAGCGCTTCTCCGAGGGTGAGCGCCCACCCCAAAcggagctgggctgtgccacACGGGGTGACAACAGCCGGTGGCGCGAGGAAGAGGGCACGGACCTCCCGATTCCAGCTCATTCAGCTGGTTTGCTGGCAACATGGGTTTCTGTTCCACATGCACCACACCTCCACGACCCTTACAaaccaccccctcccccagatCCCCACCAGtcccaccttccccagggaaAGGCTGGTGGCTCCTACTCACTTCCCGGCAGCTTCAGGTTGTCCACGACCGGCAGATACACCTCTCTGTCCCGCTTCTCCTCCTCCGGCGTCCGCTCCACCGTCAGCTGGTAAAGCTTCAACGAAATGATGTCGTGGTTGTctggaagcagaggagaaacGTGTCCTGGGGTGTCACCGCTAAAAATATGGCTCCAGCCAAGGATTTGAGTGCCGCAGGCAGCACCGCGGGATGTTATCACTCGGGGCAAAGGTGCCGGCTCTGACTTTCCGAGGGGGGAAAACTCACCTCCGCAGGGCAGGGTCTGCGCTGGGCTGAAAGCTGCGCCCTAGCGCGGGGCCCTCTGCCAACAGGCACCTCTAAGCTACTTAAACTGAAAAACAGCCCAAACCAGGAGGTCATCTGACTCGAAACCACTCGGCCACCCAAAGGGAACGCGTTCGCATCGGCCTCACGTGGCCCTGCTTCCTTTGCTCGTGATGGGGGAGTTATTAGTGGGACCAGGCGAGCGCTCCACACCAGCCTGCCCGCTCCCCAGGCGCTGGGCGGAGATCTGAGGGGGAAAAGGAACTGGTGGTGGAGCCAACAACAGGCCCAGACACCGGCCATCAACGCGCTTTTGTCGAGGCACGACCCAAATCGGGCTTCAAAGCCACCGAAAGAGGCGCAGGGGGGTAGCGTCAGGTCTCACAGCGCTTCCACCAGCGGCGGGAGGGAAGCGCTGCGCTGAGGAAGGCAGGAGGCTTTAGCTTTAGCTCTCTACAAAACCCGATTTACGTTGGCCCATGTCTGCAGCACCGTTTCCAGGCACGCCTGGCTGCTCCCGACCTCGCTAACAGGCAATTTAGCTCTGGGGCTCcgaaaattcaaagcaaaacagaccCACAACATGGCCCGGAGAGCGAGCAGGAGCGAGCATCCTGGCTTGGCCGTAACGCCCGAGGCGTCTGCAGCGAAGGCAGCTCCTTCCAGCGCTGCCCTGGGGGCTAAGCCAGGCACCACGGGCTGTGGCACAGGAGATTTTTTCAGTGCTCATCCCGTTTTCACTCCTCCCACGGCACGTGTTTTGGAGAGAGAGCCTCCGGCTGAGCCAGTACAGCTGCTTGGCCACTGTGTCGTTGAGGGGCTGGCTGAGGTCGGGCCGTGGCTCCGCGGGGAGCTcaagggaagagggaagcacTGCCTAAAGCGCTCAGGGGAGCGACGTGCCCAGACAGGGCTTTGGGCTcctcaggagctgctgcaagATAAAAACCAAGGCTCCCATTCACAGCTCAAGGATGCTTAAAGCATGGAAAGGTCCTCACGTGCTTCTGGAAGCCCCACCAGGTGCCAAGCTGCACCTCCAGACACCCAAAGCTGCACAGGAGCTGCCAGGACCACTTGGGAAACAAggctggggaccccagggcAGTACCTGACAGGTCTCCGGTGACAGATGAAGTCCCAAAGTAGTACCCACGGGGCAAGCGCACACCCGGCACGTCAATGCAGTCTCTCCACTCGTGCTTACCGTCGATATCGATCAACACctgaaaaagaagcagctcCCTCAGGCTCCCCTAgaccccccccggccccgctgcccgctcCGCCCCGGCAGGCAGCGCTCACCGTCAGTCTCCTCTTGACGTAGCGGATCACCAGGAAGGTGTCGTGGTTGAGGTTGCGCACCATGGCcgtgcagccccccagctccgTCGGTCGCCCATCCCGGTCGTGGTCGTAGGTGAGAGAACCGTTGTTCACCATGGCCGAGATGTAGGGGAAGACACGCTGCGAGGGAGGGGGGCAAGGCTGGGGGTCAGATCCTGCTCCTCCTTGCTTCCTTGGCTTCCAGGGCCAAGAGTTGTGACAGCTCTATGGACCCTAAACTCCTTCATCCCCCCAAAACTCTGCCTCAACAAGACACCAGCATGACCCCACTCCATCCCCCAGCCTTCCTCAGGCTCAGCCTCAGCTCCCAGATATCCAGGGGGGAGGACAGCCGGTTTCCAtgcagcctctgccagctcaCGCAGGGTTTTCTAGAACTCAGAGGAGAGAATTCCTCAACTGTGAGCCAAGGTGAAACCCCACCGCTTGGGAACAGGTAGGTCAACAAGAGCAAGTACCTGATTTCCCGGGCTGTACCTCCTCTTCTGAGCCTGAGTCCGGGGTTAGCGCAAAGCAAGAAAGAGCACAGAAGCAAAAGACGGTCACAGACCAGGGTTTAGTATTAACCTGCAACCTGGAAACTTCATCCCTAGAGAGCTCAGTGCGTTATCGGCTTAGCGGAGGCTAAAGCAGAGAGGAGTTCAGGCGTTCGGTGCCGAATCCCAGGACACACAGCGAGGAAACGGTGCCGGCGGGCAAAAGCCACGTCGAGCATCGCCACAGCCAGCGCCCCAACAGGGACACATCGGCCACCACAGCTTCCCAGGGAGCCACAACTATCCTGCCCCTCTTCCCTCAGGAATAAGACGCTTTTTTTAGCCTTTTAAAAGCGAGAGAAAGCCGCTGTGAACTCAGAAGCCACGACAACAACTGGCCGATCtgcttttctccatctcttcccTCTCTCAGTGCTTGACCGGAGGGAGGGCAGGCACTTCTGGCTGCAGACCACGCCAGGAAGCCGGCCACCCACATtccactgattattttttgtaaacaaaactTGTTGCGCATCCCTTTACCCCAGAATAGCAGAGCTGCCACCCCGAAAATCAAGGGGATCCACCCAACCCTGCGCTAATCCCCAAGCGCTGCCGGTAACACAGCCCCAGGCGGCTCAGAAAGGCTTTAACTGGCACAAAGTCCACCCCTGCGCCGGAGCCGGCTGCTTTGCGTGTTTGAGCAAAAGCTGGTGGTTACTCAACGTTTACTCAGCCGGTCTGAGGTCAGAGCACATCCCAACTGCACCCTCCTGTCTCCCTCCCTGGGAT
Above is a genomic segment from Falco biarmicus isolate bFalBia1 chromosome 18, bFalBia1.pri, whole genome shotgun sequence containing:
- the LMAN2L gene encoding VIP36-like protein isoform X1; the protein is MAAAGRWRAGLALLAVALGLGGPRAEQTEEHLKREHSLSKPYQGVGSASSGLWDLLGNAMVMTQYIRLTPDVQSKQGAVWNRVPCYLRDWEMQVHFKIHGQGKKNLNGDGFAIWYTKDRMQPGPVFGSKDNFLGLGVFVDTYPNEEKQQEAQKRRYSPGNQRVFPYISAMVNNGSLTYDHDRDGRPTELGGCTAMVRNLNHDTFLVIRYVKRRLTVLIDIDGKHEWRDCIDVPGVRLPRGYYFGTSSVTGDLSDNHDIISLKLYQLTVERTPEEEKRDREVYLPVVDNLKLPGMEAPLEPMSGLALFLIVFFSLVAIVFAIVIGVIIYNKWQEQSRKHFY
- the LMAN2L gene encoding VIP36-like protein isoform X2, whose amino-acid sequence is MAAAGRWRAGLALLAVALGLGGPRAEQTEEHLKREHSLSKPYQGVGSASSGLWDLLGNAMVMTQYIRLTPDVQSKQGAVWNRVPCYLRDWEMQVHFKIHGQGKKNLNGDGFAIWYTKDRMQPGPVFGSKDNFLGLGVFVDTYPNEEKQQERVFPYISAMVNNGSLTYDHDRDGRPTELGGCTAMVRNLNHDTFLVIRYVKRRLTVLIDIDGKHEWRDCIDVPGVRLPRGYYFGTSSVTGDLSDNHDIISLKLYQLTVERTPEEEKRDREVYLPVVDNLKLPGMEAPLEPMSGLALFLIVFFSLVAIVFAIVIGVIIYNKWQEQSRKHFY